A region from the Medicago truncatula cultivar Jemalong A17 chromosome 6, MtrunA17r5.0-ANR, whole genome shotgun sequence genome encodes:
- the LOC11442384 gene encoding casein kinase 1-like protein 3 encodes MDRIIGDKFKLGRKIGSGSFGEIYLATHIDTFEIVAVKIETGKTKHPQLLYEAKLYNILQGGSGIPSIRWSGVDGEDNVLVMDLLGPSLEDLFVYCGRKFSLKTVLMLADQMMTRIEYVHSKGFLHRDIKPDNFLMGLGRKANLVYVIDFGLAKRYRDSTTNRHIPYRENKNLTGTARYASCNTHLGIEQSRRDDLESLGYVLLYFLRGSLPWQNLKAATKKQKYDKICEKKVSTPIEVLCKSHPVEFASYFHYCHSLTFDQRPDYGFLRRLFRELFAREGYKFDYVFDWTILKYQQSQKSRAQPHISPVPVASNNRAMPMDIDNQQGNVSAEQIRSDNATSSGVKFQFKSSGGKNLASENPLGKNIFGEATIPSTSHSFEASRRNSLKPSASTEAANHRHGQGSSKIGPSSSRMNVLHISSAK; translated from the exons ATGGATCGAATCATCGGTGATAAATTCAAGTTAGGACGCAAGATCGGAAGTGGATCCTTCGGTGAAATCTATCTCG CTACTCATATTGATACCTTCGAGATCGTTGCTGTCAAGATC GAGACTGGTAAAACGAAGCATCCACAATTGCTTTATGAAGCCAAGCTCTATAATATTCTTCAAGGAGGAA GTGGTATCCCAAGCATAAGATGGAGTGGTGTAGACGGGGAAGACAATGTGCTTGTTATGGATTTGTTGGGCCCTAGTCTTGAGGATCTTTTTGTTTACTGTGGAAGAAAATTCTCCCTCAAAACTGTCTTGATGTTGGCTGATCAAATG ATGACCAGAATAGAGTATGTGCATTCTAAAGGGTTCCTCCATAGGGATATAAAACCGGATAACTTTCTCATGGGACTTGGTCGGAAGGCAAACCTG GTATATGTAATTGATTTTGGGCTTGCAAAACGATATCGGGACTCCACAACCAATCGCCACATCCCATACAG GGAGAACAAAAACTTAACAGGGACTGCGCGTTATGCAAGCTGCAATACTCATCTTGGGATTG AACAAAGCCGCCGGGATGATTTGGAGTCTCTTGGATATGTGCTTTTGTACTTCCTCAGAGGAAG CCTTCCTTGGCAAAACCTAAAGGCTGCGACAAAGAAGCAGAAGTAtgataaaatatgtgaaaagaAAGTATCAACTCCTATTGAG GTTTTATGCAAATCTCATCCTGTAGAGTTTGCTTCATACTTCCATTACTGCCATTCTTTGACCTTTGATCAGCGACCTGATTATGGATTCTTGAGGCGCCTATTTCGGGAGTTATTTGCTCGAGAAG GTTACaaatttgattatgtatttgattGGACAATTTTGAAGTACCAGCAGTCACAAAAGAGTAGAGCCCAGCCTCACATATCC CCGGTTCCTGTAGCGAGCAACAATCGGGCAATGCCCATGGATATTGATAACCAACAAG GGAATGTCTCAGCGGAGCAAATTAGATCAGACAATGCCACTTCTTCTGGTGTTAAGTTCCAGTTTAAATCATCAGGCGGTAAAAATTTGGCTTCTGAGAATCCTCTTGGCAAGAAT atTTTTGGTGAAGCAACTATCCCTTCTACTTCACACTCTTTCGAAGCATCAAGAAGGAACTCCTTGAAGCCTTCCGCATCCACTGAAGCTGCGAACCATAGACATGGGCAAGGGAGCAGTAAAATTGGTCCTTCAAGTAGTCGGATGAATGTTCTGCACATAAGTTCTGCTAAATAA